Proteins found in one Spirochaetota bacterium genomic segment:
- a CDS encoding NAD(P)H-hydrate dehydratase: MKVVTAQQMQEIDRLTIQHYGIPGEVLMALAGKSVAEYILNNVNPESVAVFCGVGNNGGDGFVAAYLLSQHKPVEVFVLGNIDKLTPSSKIYYDVCKQAGIQCILLSPDSLHAIDIKQYHLIVDALTGTGFSGQPKGVLQQVINFINQSGRQVVAIDMPSGLPADGPIESDVIVNAHTTITMGLPKVNLVTYPGKHYAGNIVVADIGFPAKLLTAASISRQLIDKEFFNSNYRPNTFYDLHKGTNGHLLCIGGFNGMEGAIMLCAEAAFASGIGLVRVVTTAQARSIIAGKIKEAITQSIDIRYDGKPFSLDMYGSAEFEKTCNRIKDELESIVPSARPTACVIGPGMGRNIAAAATFVAYCAVAFENNIPTIIDGDGLYFVAQLWQQIKLPQRCIVTPHFKEAARIIKKPVEEIIKNRVDSAEQIAQQLKSVVVLKGPATIVASEHTTAINTTGNPALATGGSGDVLAGCIGSFLSKGYDAFVAASLGVYIHGKAADIYCAENCSSIMKAGDIVEYIRKALKC; the protein is encoded by the coding sequence ATGAAAGTAGTCACAGCACAGCAGATGCAAGAGATTGACCGCCTCACCATACAACACTATGGTATACCAGGTGAGGTGTTGATGGCACTGGCAGGAAAGTCGGTTGCTGAATATATATTGAATAACGTTAATCCTGAGTCTGTTGCAGTGTTCTGTGGGGTTGGGAATAATGGCGGCGATGGCTTTGTAGCAGCCTATTTGCTTTCGCAACACAAACCAGTTGAAGTATTTGTATTGGGTAATATCGATAAGCTTACACCATCTTCAAAGATATACTATGATGTATGTAAGCAAGCAGGTATTCAGTGCATTTTGCTGTCACCGGACTCATTGCATGCAATTGACATAAAACAATACCACCTTATTGTTGATGCACTCACTGGCACTGGATTTTCAGGACAGCCAAAAGGTGTATTGCAGCAGGTTATTAATTTCATCAATCAAAGTGGCAGGCAGGTGGTTGCCATAGATATGCCAAGCGGCCTGCCTGCAGATGGGCCTATTGAATCAGATGTAATTGTCAATGCGCACACTACCATAACAATGGGATTACCAAAGGTTAATCTTGTCACCTATCCGGGAAAGCACTATGCTGGCAACATCGTTGTTGCTGATATTGGATTTCCTGCAAAACTTTTAACAGCAGCAAGCATTTCACGGCAATTAATTGACAAGGAGTTTTTTAACAGTAACTATCGCCCCAATACTTTTTATGATTTGCATAAGGGAACAAATGGACACCTTTTATGCATTGGTGGGTTTAATGGTATGGAAGGTGCAATTATGCTGTGCGCTGAGGCAGCGTTTGCCAGCGGTATAGGGCTGGTGAGAGTAGTTACAACTGCGCAGGCTCGTTCAATTATTGCTGGGAAAATAAAAGAAGCCATTACACAAAGCATTGACATAAGATATGATGGCAAACCATTTTCTTTAGATATGTATGGCAGTGCAGAATTTGAGAAAACATGTAACAGAATAAAAGATGAGCTTGAATCAATAGTGCCAAGCGCAAGGCCCACTGCGTGCGTAATTGGCCCGGGTATGGGAAGAAACATTGCTGCCGCTGCCACGTTTGTAGCTTACTGTGCTGTTGCTTTTGAAAATAATATTCCCACAATCATTGATGGTGATGGGCTCTATTTTGTGGCGCAGCTGTGGCAACAAATAAAACTTCCCCAACGCTGCATTGTTACTCCGCATTTCAAAGAAGCTGCCCGCATTATAAAAAAGCCTGTTGAAGAAATAATAAAAAACAGGGTGGATAGTGCAGAACAGATAGCGCAACAATTAAAGAGCGTAGTGGTATTGAAAGGGCCGGCAACCATAGTAGCAAGTGAGCACACTACTGCAATCAACACCACTGGCAATCCTGCTCTTGCTACAGGTGGTTCAGGAGATGTGCTTGCTGGTTGTATTGGATCTTTCCTTTCAAAAGGCTATGATGCATTTGTTGCAGCATCCTTGGGTGTTTACATTCACGGAAAGGCTGCTGATATCTACTGTGCTGAAAACTGTAGCAGCATAATGAAGGCAGGTGACATTGTAGAGTATATAAGAAAAGCTTTGAAGTGCTGA
- a CDS encoding ABC transporter ATP-binding protein, which translates to MDTVIVENLTKRFGDFTAVDSVSFSVAKGEIFGLLGPNGAGKSTTIKMLCGLLRPDQGKGTVGGFDIIAQQWEIKTIIGYMSQKFSLYEDLTIEENLEFYGTVYGLKNKKLKQRMDVIYELVNIKGLKNTLVKTLPLGIKQRLALGSALIHDPQILFLDEPTSGVDPLMRRIFWDEIYTLAKEGKTIFVTTHYMDEAEHCNRIALIIAGKIIALDTPQSLKENLPYTIVKITTQSYLKAYNVLNKADFVIEVALFGADLHVVLAKKFKNFSMIKNLLRSHNIHDVTLEPILPTLEDVFVMSAR; encoded by the coding sequence ATGGATACAGTAATAGTTGAAAATCTCACTAAACGCTTTGGCGATTTCACAGCAGTTGATTCGGTAAGTTTTTCTGTTGCAAAAGGAGAAATATTTGGCTTACTGGGGCCAAATGGTGCAGGTAAAAGTACTACCATTAAAATGCTCTGCGGATTATTGCGCCCTGACCAGGGAAAAGGGACAGTGGGAGGATTTGATATCATTGCACAGCAATGGGAGATTAAAACAATCATTGGATATATGTCACAAAAATTTTCCCTTTACGAAGACCTGACAATTGAGGAAAACTTAGAATTTTACGGTACTGTTTATGGGCTTAAGAATAAAAAACTGAAACAGCGTATGGATGTTATTTATGAACTGGTTAATATTAAAGGCCTCAAGAATACACTGGTTAAAACCCTCCCTTTAGGCATTAAGCAGCGATTAGCTTTGGGCTCGGCGCTCATTCATGATCCGCAGATTTTATTTTTAGATGAGCCAACATCGGGAGTTGACCCGCTCATGCGTCGCATTTTTTGGGATGAGATTTACACTTTGGCAAAGGAAGGCAAAACAATATTTGTTACCACACATTATATGGATGAAGCAGAACACTGCAATCGCATAGCGCTGATTATTGCTGGTAAGATTATTGCTCTTGATACACCACAAAGTCTAAAGGAAAATTTACCATATACAATTGTTAAAATTACAACCCAAAGTTATCTTAAGGCGTATAATGTATTAAATAAAGCCGATTTTGTAATTGAGGTTGCCCTCTTTGGCGCTGATCTGCATGTGGTGCTTGCAAAAAAGTTTAAAAATTTTTCAATGATAAAAAACTTGCTGCGTTCACACAACATACATGATGTCACGCTTGAACCAATACTCCCCACACTTGAAGATGTGTTTGTAATGAGCGCACGGTGA
- a CDS encoding ABC transporter permease: protein MKLSLNNIKIMVKKEFALVLRDPKLRAIMIVPPILMTLVFGYAVNTDVKNVSFAVFDRDRTSTSREFLQQFVASPYFVMHAFIDSPKQAIQLIEKGNIDFYLEIPENFAKNIKAGKPVWLQVILDGTDSSRASVIQSYINSLTLQYMQERFITTIKMKIAQQAKSGISQGAIELVPRYWFNQDLKSINFYLPGVIAMLISLITILLTAMSIVKEREAGTIEQIRVSPLTPNEYIIGKLVPFAIIAFVDIFIITSIAIFWFGIPFRGSFIFLLLCGAIYIISTLAIGLFISTVSSTQQQAMLSSFMFFVPAILLSGVIFPIYSMPVFFQLITYFNPMRYFVEIVRGVFLKGIGFTYLWHNMVILVIMGAAILKISVWQFGKRSL from the coding sequence ATGAAGCTATCGCTGAATAATATCAAGATTATGGTAAAGAAAGAGTTTGCCCTTGTGTTGCGAGATCCTAAACTGAGGGCAATTATGATCGTACCACCAATTCTTATGACACTGGTATTTGGCTATGCGGTAAATACCGATGTTAAGAATGTATCCTTTGCTGTCTTTGACCGTGATCGTACTTCTACAAGCAGAGAGTTTTTACAGCAGTTTGTTGCCTCGCCCTATTTTGTAATGCACGCTTTTATTGATTCACCAAAGCAAGCCATACAGCTTATTGAGAAAGGTAATATTGATTTTTATCTTGAAATACCGGAAAATTTTGCAAAAAACATAAAAGCGGGTAAACCAGTTTGGCTGCAGGTCATCCTTGATGGCACCGATTCAAGCAGAGCTTCAGTTATTCAATCCTACATTAATTCACTGACTTTACAGTATATGCAGGAACGCTTTATCACTACAATTAAGATGAAAATTGCACAGCAGGCAAAATCTGGAATTTCACAGGGTGCAATTGAGCTTGTACCACGCTACTGGTTTAATCAAGATCTAAAAAGCATTAATTTTTATCTCCCCGGTGTGATAGCGATGCTTATCTCCTTGATAACTATTCTTCTTACTGCAATGTCAATAGTAAAGGAGCGTGAAGCGGGAACCATTGAACAGATCAGAGTGTCGCCACTTACGCCCAATGAATACATCATTGGCAAACTGGTGCCCTTTGCCATTATCGCATTTGTTGATATTTTCATCATCACATCTATTGCAATTTTCTGGTTTGGGATCCCTTTCAGAGGAAGCTTTATTTTTCTACTGTTGTGCGGTGCAATCTATATCATTTCTACTCTTGCTATAGGGTTATTCATATCAACTGTTTCTTCAACTCAGCAACAGGCAATGCTATCATCATTTATGTTTTTTGTGCCGGCTATACTTCTTTCAGGAGTTATCTTCCCAATATATTCTATGCCTGTTTTCTTCCAGCTTATCACATACTTTAATCCAATGCGCTATTTTGTGGAGATAGTCAGAGGTGTCTTTTTAAAAGGAATAGGCTTTACCTACCTGTGGCACAATATGGTAATTCTTGTCATTATGGGCGCTGCAATACTCAAAATAAGTGTATGGCAATTTGGTAAAAGGTCATTGTGA